The sequence CATCCGCGTGTACCGCTGACTTAAAAATACCAGATGGGATTGCGTTGGCTTGTGAGAATGGCTCAGAATGCCCAGCCGGTGCCGAGTGTAAAGAAACCGATGATGGCACTGCCATGGTCTGTGTAACCGATGGTGATTCTTTTTGCGGCGATGGCATTGTGGCAGGAGATGAGGCCTGCGACGACGGATCCCGCAACACGGATGGTTATTCCGGGAGCGCACAGGTTTGTAATACCTTTTGCAGCGGATTGGCTCCTTACTGCGGCGATGGCAGCCGTACCAATGATGAAGTGTGTGATGCTGGTTCTGAAAACAGCGACACCTACAACGAGAGCTTAACCACTCGTCTGCTTTGTAATTTAACCTGTGACGGTTATCGCGCTCACTGCGGTGATGGCGTGGTTGAGTCTGACGGTGTTGAGGAATGTGATGATGGAAACACTGATGGCGGCGATTATTGCGGTAAGGATTGTTTGTCTTACTGCGGTGACGGCGTGGTAGACGGTGCAAATTTTGAAACCTGCGATGATGGCAACGGCATACTCACCGATGCTTGCCCCGATGGTGAAAATGGTACTTGCCGAATAGCGGCATGTGGTGACGGCTTTGTGTTTAATGGTGGTGGAGAAGACTGCGAGCCCAGCTTGGAGCAGGCTACCTGTAGCAGTATTGCCAGCGTTTATCAGGCGGGCAATGTCAGCTGCCTGGATGCTTGCCGTTTTGACTTCTCAACTTGTTTTAACGACCCAGACAATATGGTTGAAGGCATGGTTTATGTGCCGCCAGGAATTTTTTGGATGGGTTGTAATGAAGAAGAGGAGTCAAGCTGTGCTGGAGACGAATACCCTTACCACGAGGTGTACTTGGATGGCTTTTATATCGATACCACAGAAGTAAGCGCGGGTGCGTATAAAGCTTGTGTGGATTCCGGCAACTGCGTCTATGAGGGCTCTACTAGCGGCGAGTTACGCACTTACAACAACAACCGCGATACTCGGCCCATTAATTACGTAAACCACACAGAGGCTAAGTCCTATTGTGAAGCACAAGGTAAGCGCCTTCCCACAGAGGCTGAGTGGGAAAAAGCAGCCCGTGGAACTGATGGTAGAAGGTTTCCATGGGGTAATGAAGAAGCCACTTGTGAACTGACTGCTATGTATGGTTGCCCTGGTGATACTCGGCC is a genomic window of Deltaproteobacteria bacterium containing:
- a CDS encoding SUMF1/EgtB/PvdO family nonheme iron enzyme, with the translated sequence MKNSRFQLSYLMGALAVLCVTSACTADLKIPDGIALACENGSECPAGAECKETDDGTAMVCVTDGDSFCGDGIVAGDEACDDGSRNTDGYSGSAQVCNTFCSGLAPYCGDGSRTNDEVCDAGSENSDTYNESLTTRLLCNLTCDGYRAHCGDGVVESDGVEECDDGNTDGGDYCGKDCLSYCGDGVVDGANFETCDDGNGILTDACPDGENGTCRIAACGDGFVFNGGGEDCEPSLEQATCSSIASVYQAGNVSCLDACRFDFSTCFNDPDNMVEGMVYVPPGIFWMGCNEEEESSCAGDEYPYHEVYLDGFYIDTTEVSAGAYKACVDSGNCVYEGSTSGELRTYNNNRDTRPINYVNHTEAKSYCEAQGKRLPTEAEWEKAARGTDGRRFPWGNEEATCELTAMYGCPGDTRPVGSLSVGASPYGAMDMAGNLFEWTADWYSFSYYAETPAEGWVGPEGPLDGSARALRGGSFYGSSSNGVRASYRFYGNPNARDLGTGFRCAQ